In Brockia lithotrophica, one DNA window encodes the following:
- a CDS encoding Phosphomannomutase, which yields MERHALAEWEKRAEREYARWLAAPVDEDTARELRHLTSDEILDRFYRDLPFGTGGLRGIMGAGTARMNRYVVRRATAALARYLLGTYGDGSRGVVIAYDSRRNSRLFAEEAAGVLAAAGVRAYLFDDVRPTPELSFAVRHLKALAGIVITASHNPPEYNGYKVYGEDGGQITLRFAEALTREMERIADPFRVPVLPLAEARARGLVECIGESVDEAYYARVLDLLPLTPEGQRSAASLRIVYTPLHGTGGRPVETVLRRKGFSEVFLVPEQRDPDGNFPTVRVPNPEEEEVFRLALDWADKLEADLVLATDPDADRLGVFVRGSDGILRRLTGNQLGVLLLAYLLRRREEEGTLPPNGAVVEEEGTLPPNGAVVKTIVTTELGRKIAEAHGLSVFDVLTGFKFIGEKILEFETTGSHTFVFGFEESYGYLAGSFVRDKDAVQAALLVSQLVAELRAQGRTAWDLLREIEGLYGVHREKLLSYTYPGANGEVVREAKMAAFRRLAPEAVGFLPLVRREDYLERSATDVRSGEKIPLALPRSDVVRWIFADGSWLAVRPSGTEPKLKAYLGVVGADEEEAKRKLALLEGFIAEHFARPEGDADA from the coding sequence GTGGAGCGGCACGCTCTCGCCGAATGGGAAAAGCGCGCCGAGCGGGAATACGCGCGCTGGCTCGCGGCCCCCGTAGACGAAGACACGGCTCGGGAACTGCGCCACCTCACGTCCGATGAGATCCTCGACCGGTTCTACCGCGACCTTCCCTTCGGCACAGGCGGATTGCGCGGAATCATGGGCGCGGGCACGGCGCGCATGAACCGATACGTCGTACGGCGCGCCACGGCGGCTCTCGCCCGCTACCTTTTGGGAACATACGGCGACGGGTCGCGGGGCGTGGTCATCGCCTACGACTCCCGCCGCAACTCGCGGCTGTTTGCCGAAGAGGCCGCGGGCGTTCTTGCCGCCGCAGGGGTACGCGCATACCTCTTCGACGACGTTCGTCCGACGCCGGAACTCTCCTTTGCCGTACGGCACCTAAAGGCCCTTGCGGGGATCGTGATTACGGCGAGCCACAATCCGCCGGAGTACAACGGGTACAAGGTGTACGGCGAAGACGGGGGGCAAATCACCCTTCGGTTTGCCGAAGCCCTCACGCGCGAGATGGAACGCATCGCCGACCCCTTCCGCGTGCCCGTCCTTCCCCTCGCCGAGGCGCGGGCGCGAGGCCTCGTGGAGTGCATCGGAGAATCCGTGGACGAGGCGTACTACGCGCGCGTCCTCGACCTCCTCCCCCTCACCCCGGAAGGGCAGCGCAGTGCCGCTTCCTTGCGCATCGTCTATACCCCTCTACACGGGACGGGGGGCAGGCCTGTAGAGACCGTTCTCCGGCGGAAGGGGTTTTCCGAAGTTTTCCTCGTCCCCGAACAGCGAGATCCGGACGGAAACTTCCCTACCGTGCGCGTTCCCAACCCCGAGGAGGAGGAAGTCTTTCGCCTCGCGCTCGATTGGGCAGACAAGCTCGAGGCCGATCTCGTTCTGGCGACCGACCCCGACGCCGACCGGCTCGGCGTCTTCGTCCGCGGGTCCGACGGGATCCTCCGGCGCCTCACGGGAAATCAGCTGGGCGTCCTCCTTCTCGCCTACCTCCTGCGCAGGCGGGAAGAGGAGGGGACTCTCCCTCCCAACGGCGCGGTGGTGGAAGAGGAGGGGACTCTCCCTCCCAACGGCGCGGTGGTGAAGACGATCGTCACGACCGAGCTCGGGCGGAAAATCGCCGAGGCCCACGGCCTCAGCGTCTTCGACGTACTCACGGGGTTTAAGTTTATCGGAGAAAAAATCCTGGAGTTCGAAACGACCGGATCGCACACGTTTGTCTTCGGCTTCGAGGAAAGCTACGGCTACCTGGCGGGCTCGTTTGTGCGCGACAAAGACGCCGTACAGGCCGCGCTTCTCGTGTCCCAACTCGTCGCCGAGCTCCGCGCCCAGGGGCGTACGGCGTGGGATCTCCTCCGGGAAATCGAAGGGCTGTACGGGGTGCACCGCGAAAAGCTCCTCTCCTACACCTACCCCGGAGCGAACGGAGAAGTCGTTCGGGAAGCCAAAATGGCCGCCTTTCGTCGGCTCGCGCCGGAAGCCGTGGGATTCCTCCCCCTCGTCAGGCGAGAGGACTACTTGGAGCGCTCGGCTACGGACGTGCGTTCGGGGGAAAAAATCCCCCTGGCGCTCCCGCGTTCCGACGTTGTGCGCTGGATCTTCGCAGACGGATCGTGGCTTGCCGTACGGCCTTCCGGAACGGAACCGAAGCTCAAGGCGTACCTGGGAGTCGTGGGAGCGGACGAAGAAGAGGCGAAGCGGAAGCTCGCCCTTCTGGAAGGCTTCATCGCAGAGCACTTTGCCCGCCCCGAGGGAGATGCGGACGCGTAA
- a CDS encoding Sensor protein, with translation MKTTTVREWFYRAFHARGTPLWLKFTLIFSLLLLFTLELVGALFATNLKAFYVGRLDDAVRVEGEFLAFYLAPYLSSEFPAREDVLLEDIETIVRNFTPLTSGRVYVVDNRGFVVASVPSDPRVVGHKLRHEGVERALEGVATVGPFVRGEEGEVFRVAAFPIRDQGSVVGAVVMDVPAAETFRLIADLRRLFFTSGAIALGVSALVVLFFARGISAPIVALTAEAEALSRGEFPSRRPSEEADELGRLDRAFVRMAEALRDALHTAEAERHRLAAVVAHVAEGILAADDRGRVYAANAVALELLGVSQVEGRTLSELFALPSDEDLGNLFSEAGAFLLERGSRNLRIKTNPLPDGGVVVAVTDVTEEMRREARQKEFVAHVSHELRTPLTAIRAYLEAAEEEELPPNARHFLAVALREAGRMERLIADLLTLSRIDAGEMTLHLVPTDVHAWIAEVVERFAMRFRQKDVEFTFRLPEHRLCASLDVERMNRVLDNLLDNALQFTPPKGKVSLEVGEEGGRLRIAVRDTGVGIPAADLPYVFERFYRVDRSRSRNPGGTGLGLAISREIVRLHGGDISIASQEGVGTTATLYLPGGGDCAR, from the coding sequence ATGAAGACGACGACCGTACGTGAGTGGTTTTACCGGGCGTTTCACGCCCGCGGCACGCCTCTGTGGCTCAAATTCACGCTCATCTTTTCCCTCCTCCTCCTCTTCACCCTCGAGCTCGTGGGCGCGCTCTTCGCCACGAACCTCAAGGCGTTTTACGTCGGCCGCCTGGACGATGCCGTGCGCGTGGAGGGCGAATTCCTGGCGTTCTACCTCGCTCCCTACCTTTCGTCGGAGTTCCCCGCGCGGGAGGACGTGCTCCTCGAGGACATCGAGACGATCGTGCGCAACTTTACCCCGCTGACGAGCGGGCGCGTCTACGTGGTGGACAATCGCGGCTTTGTAGTCGCGAGCGTTCCTTCAGACCCACGCGTCGTGGGGCACAAGTTGCGCCACGAGGGCGTCGAACGCGCCCTTGAGGGAGTAGCCACGGTGGGCCCGTTTGTCCGCGGCGAGGAAGGAGAGGTCTTTCGCGTGGCCGCCTTCCCCATTCGCGATCAGGGGAGCGTCGTAGGCGCTGTAGTCATGGACGTCCCGGCCGCCGAGACATTTCGCCTCATCGCCGACTTGCGCAGGCTCTTCTTCACCTCGGGCGCCATCGCCCTTGGGGTGAGCGCCCTCGTCGTCCTCTTCTTTGCCCGGGGAATCTCGGCCCCCATCGTCGCCCTAACGGCGGAAGCGGAAGCCCTGTCCCGCGGCGAGTTCCCCTCGCGCAGGCCAAGCGAGGAAGCAGACGAGCTCGGGCGGCTCGACCGCGCGTTCGTGCGTATGGCCGAGGCGCTTCGAGATGCACTCCATACGGCAGAGGCGGAACGCCACCGCCTCGCGGCGGTCGTCGCCCACGTGGCGGAAGGGATTCTCGCCGCCGACGACCGCGGTCGGGTGTATGCGGCGAACGCCGTAGCCTTGGAACTCTTGGGCGTTTCGCAGGTCGAGGGACGGACGCTTTCTGAACTCTTCGCCCTCCCGTCGGACGAGGATCTTGGTAACCTCTTTAGCGAAGCGGGGGCGTTTCTCCTGGAGAGGGGAAGTCGAAACCTCCGGATCAAGACGAACCCCTTGCCCGACGGAGGCGTCGTCGTGGCCGTCACGGACGTCACGGAAGAAATGCGGCGCGAAGCGCGGCAGAAGGAGTTCGTCGCCCACGTGTCGCACGAACTTCGCACGCCGCTCACGGCCATCCGGGCGTACCTGGAGGCTGCCGAGGAGGAAGAACTTCCCCCGAACGCGCGGCACTTTCTCGCCGTCGCTCTGCGCGAGGCGGGGAGAATGGAACGCCTCATCGCGGACCTCCTCACCTTGAGCCGCATCGACGCCGGCGAGATGACCCTCCACCTCGTCCCGACGGACGTTCACGCGTGGATCGCGGAGGTCGTCGAGCGCTTTGCCATGCGTTTTCGCCAGAAGGACGTGGAGTTTACGTTCCGTCTCCCCGAACACCGTCTCTGCGCTTCTCTGGACGTCGAGCGGATGAACCGCGTCCTCGACAACCTCTTGGACAATGCCCTCCAGTTTACGCCCCCCAAGGGGAAGGTGAGCCTCGAGGTGGGAGAGGAAGGCGGCCGCCTGCGGATCGCCGTGCGCGACACGGGCGTGGGGATTCCGGCCGCCGATCTACCTTATGTGTTTGAGCGTTTTTACCGCGTAGACCGGTCGCGCAGCCGAAATCCCGGAGGAACGGGGCTCGGACTCGCTATTTCCCGGGAAATCGTCCGCCTGCACGGCGGGGACATATCCATCGCTTCGCAGGAAGGTGTGGGGACGACGGCCACGCTCTACCTGCCGGGAGGTGGGGATTGTGCGCGCTGA
- a CDS encoding Phosphate regulon transcriptional regulatory protein PhoB (SphR): MAETILIVEDEEAIAEIVKYHLEKEGFRTLTAYDGETGLRLALEAPVDLVILDLMLPKLDGLELLRRLRRVRDVPVLILTAKGEELDKVLGLELGADDYVTKPFGRRELIARVRAHLRRAQGKRQEEPRRILRVFDLTVDLGILVVRRGEDVLPLTQKEFEVFTYLLLRRGNVVSREELLREVWGYEYTGDVRTVDVTIRRLREKVERDPARPEIVRTRRGAGYYIPHEDDDRT, from the coding sequence ATGGCAGAGACCATCCTCATCGTAGAAGACGAAGAGGCGATCGCCGAGATCGTGAAGTACCACCTGGAAAAAGAAGGGTTTCGTACGCTCACGGCGTACGACGGAGAAACGGGGTTGCGCCTCGCCCTGGAAGCTCCGGTGGACCTCGTCATCCTCGACCTCATGCTCCCCAAGCTCGACGGCCTCGAGCTTCTCCGGAGGCTCCGGAGGGTGCGCGACGTCCCCGTGCTCATCCTCACGGCCAAGGGAGAGGAGCTCGACAAGGTTCTCGGCCTCGAACTCGGGGCGGACGACTACGTGACCAAGCCCTTCGGGCGGAGAGAGCTCATCGCCCGCGTGCGGGCCCATCTCCGCCGGGCGCAAGGCAAGCGGCAAGAAGAACCGAGGAGAATCCTGCGCGTGTTTGACCTCACGGTCGACCTGGGGATTCTCGTCGTGCGCAGGGGCGAAGACGTCCTACCCCTGACGCAGAAGGAGTTCGAGGTGTTTACGTACCTCCTCCTCCGGCGGGGAAACGTGGTGTCGCGGGAGGAACTTTTGCGCGAGGTGTGGGGGTACGAGTACACAGGCGACGTGCGCACGGTAGACGTGACGATCCGCCGTCTGCGCGAAAAGGTAGAGCGCGACCCCGCGCGTCCCGAAATCGTGCGTACGCGGAGGGGGGCGGGGTACTACATCCCCCATGAAGACGACGACCGTACGTGA
- a CDS encoding metalloendopeptidase: MQDPTSRSSAPSPRWERVREAWNRKKKELCVRLSFPHLQVVGSAAYRAVADRGLRLRAAVQSLLSRWPDVRARAVGFVRSLPETGREAYAHLVRVRTREAVLRLRALPRKVKYVAAAGIAAFALAGGTWAFVRSQTVELVRVYVDGEPLGYASSASVVQDYLVHRLERIGHATGGRAFTVSPIALERVRVFRGSAEDDAVLERLGDRLNVRVHAYALRVNGQHIAYLASEEEARTLLSDALSKLGGTKLVYTGEPSVHVVPLAAPAEGNPSESGKTIQIKETVEVVPAVVPPEELAEPTAVETLLLSGSEPELYQIQPGDTLWAVAQKFGITVDDLVRLNPGLSTNDVLYPGQQINVGRPKALLTVREESTQTVEVDIPYGTKEVKDDSLPAGKRVVKVKGQPGKKRLVYRVVMENGLLKEQEVLREEVLVPPVDEVVAIGTRVAYSVAPQGGYPVYEGTGNFVWPTKGGYVASPFGPRWGGFHTGIDISGVQDRTIVAADRGTVVYAAWMSGYGNLVIVDHGNGYSTYYAHLAQILVSAGQRVEQGQKIGIMGMTGNATGIHLHFEIRKNGTPTNPLSYYRAR, from the coding sequence ATGCAGGATCCGACGTCGCGCTCATCCGCACCGTCTCCCCGGTGGGAGCGGGTGCGGGAAGCATGGAATCGGAAGAAGAAGGAACTATGCGTACGTCTGTCGTTTCCCCACCTGCAGGTGGTGGGGTCGGCGGCGTACAGGGCCGTGGCGGACCGAGGATTGCGGCTGCGCGCGGCAGTTCAAAGCCTTCTTTCCCGGTGGCCGGATGTCCGAGCACGGGCGGTCGGCTTCGTCCGCAGCCTTCCGGAAACCGGAAGGGAAGCGTACGCGCACCTCGTCCGCGTTCGTACCCGGGAAGCCGTCCTCCGCCTTCGCGCCCTACCGCGCAAGGTGAAGTACGTGGCGGCGGCGGGGATCGCCGCGTTCGCCCTTGCGGGCGGGACGTGGGCGTTTGTCCGCAGCCAGACGGTCGAGCTCGTCCGCGTGTACGTGGACGGCGAGCCGCTCGGGTACGCATCTTCCGCTTCCGTCGTGCAGGATTACCTCGTCCATCGCCTCGAACGCATCGGGCACGCGACGGGCGGGCGGGCCTTCACGGTGTCGCCCATTGCCTTGGAGCGGGTGAGGGTCTTTCGCGGTTCGGCGGAGGATGACGCCGTTCTCGAACGACTGGGTGACCGCCTAAACGTCCGCGTGCACGCGTATGCGCTCCGGGTGAACGGCCAGCACATCGCCTATCTCGCGAGCGAAGAAGAGGCGCGCACCCTTTTGTCCGACGCGTTGAGTAAGCTCGGCGGGACGAAACTCGTGTACACGGGTGAACCCTCCGTCCACGTCGTCCCGCTCGCGGCACCGGCGGAAGGGAACCCCTCCGAATCCGGAAAGACAATCCAAATCAAGGAAACGGTCGAAGTTGTCCCTGCCGTCGTTCCCCCGGAGGAACTCGCAGAACCGACCGCGGTGGAAACGCTGCTCCTTTCCGGGAGTGAGCCCGAACTCTACCAGATCCAACCGGGAGACACCTTGTGGGCTGTGGCGCAGAAGTTCGGGATCACCGTGGACGACCTCGTGCGCCTGAACCCGGGGCTTTCCACCAACGACGTCCTCTACCCGGGGCAGCAGATCAACGTGGGGCGTCCCAAGGCGCTCCTCACCGTGCGCGAGGAGTCGACGCAGACGGTCGAGGTGGACATCCCTTACGGAACGAAAGAAGTGAAGGACGATTCGCTCCCCGCCGGAAAGCGGGTCGTCAAGGTGAAGGGGCAACCCGGCAAGAAGCGCCTGGTGTATCGCGTGGTCATGGAAAACGGGCTCCTCAAGGAGCAGGAAGTGCTCCGGGAGGAAGTCCTCGTACCCCCGGTCGACGAGGTCGTGGCTATCGGGACGAGGGTCGCGTACAGCGTTGCACCCCAAGGCGGGTACCCCGTATACGAGGGAACGGGGAACTTCGTCTGGCCCACGAAGGGCGGTTACGTGGCGAGCCCGTTCGGACCCAGGTGGGGTGGGTTCCACACGGGGATCGACATCTCCGGCGTGCAGGATCGTACGATCGTCGCCGCCGACCGGGGGACCGTGGTCTACGCCGCGTGGATGTCCGGTTACGGGAACCTCGTGATCGTCGACCACGGCAACGGGTACTCCACGTACTACGCCCACCTGGCGCAGATACTCGTCTCCGCAGGTCAACGCGTTGAGCAGGGGCAGAAGATCGGGATCATGGGCATGACGGGGAATGCCACGGGCATTCACCTCCACTTCGAGATTCGGAAGAACGGGACGCCCACGAACCCACTGAGCTACTATCGGGCGCGCTGA
- a CDS encoding Replicative DNA helicase — protein sequence MQDMTFLGGESSALRVPPHSVEAEQALLGAIFLDPEVLLGASEILAPGDFYREGHRRIYEAMLALAENGEPVDVVSVAAKLREQGVLEDVGGDAYLFDLAASVPSPKNALYYAEVIQEKALLRKLIDAAEAIAAHGYTGGSAREVLEEAERLISALVESRPEEGFRRLQDVLVDLYQMLERLAQGEKEVRGLSTGFLDLDRLLAGLRRSDLIIIAARPSVGKTAFALNIAHHVALRARKPVAFFSLEMPAEQLALRLLSAEANLDGQLLRSGELSPADWDKLTVAMGKLSEAPFYVDDSPGLTLIDMRTRLRRLTREVGPLGLVVVDYLQLMQAGRRAYENRQQEISAISRGLKALAREFEVPLIALSQLSRAVEQRQNKRPELSDLRESGSIEQDADVVAFLYREDYYNETTEAAGKVEVLVKKHRNGPTGKVVLGFLRSYSKFVSLAPHA from the coding sequence GTGCAGGACATGACATTTCTCGGAGGGGAAAGCAGCGCGCTTCGCGTGCCGCCGCACAGCGTGGAGGCGGAGCAGGCGCTCCTCGGAGCGATCTTTCTCGACCCCGAAGTTCTGCTGGGTGCTTCCGAGATCCTCGCGCCGGGAGATTTCTACCGCGAAGGGCATCGGCGCATCTACGAGGCCATGCTCGCCCTCGCCGAGAACGGGGAGCCCGTAGACGTCGTCTCCGTGGCCGCCAAGCTTCGCGAGCAGGGGGTTTTGGAAGACGTCGGGGGGGATGCCTACCTCTTCGATCTCGCAGCGAGCGTCCCGTCTCCCAAAAACGCCCTGTACTACGCCGAAGTCATCCAGGAAAAGGCGCTTCTGCGCAAGCTCATCGACGCGGCCGAAGCGATCGCCGCCCACGGCTACACGGGTGGGTCGGCACGCGAGGTACTCGAAGAGGCCGAGCGGTTGATCTCCGCGCTCGTGGAATCTCGGCCGGAGGAAGGGTTTCGACGTCTGCAGGACGTCCTCGTCGACCTGTACCAGATGTTGGAACGCCTCGCCCAGGGGGAAAAGGAGGTCCGCGGTCTCTCCACGGGCTTCCTCGATTTGGACCGCCTGCTCGCAGGACTTCGCCGCTCCGACCTCATCATCATCGCCGCCCGCCCCTCCGTGGGGAAAACGGCCTTTGCGTTGAACATCGCCCACCACGTAGCCCTCCGGGCGCGCAAGCCGGTGGCCTTTTTTAGCTTGGAGATGCCCGCGGAGCAACTCGCCCTACGCCTCCTGTCCGCCGAGGCCAATCTCGACGGTCAGCTCCTCCGCTCCGGGGAACTCAGCCCCGCGGATTGGGACAAGCTCACCGTTGCCATGGGAAAGCTCTCCGAAGCGCCGTTTTACGTCGACGACTCGCCGGGATTGACCCTGATCGACATGCGCACCCGCCTTCGCCGCCTCACGCGCGAGGTGGGCCCCCTCGGCCTCGTCGTCGTGGACTATCTGCAACTCATGCAGGCGGGCCGCAGGGCGTACGAAAATCGCCAACAGGAGATCAGCGCGATATCCCGAGGACTTAAGGCCCTCGCTCGGGAGTTTGAGGTCCCGCTCATCGCCCTCTCCCAGCTTTCCCGCGCCGTAGAGCAGCGGCAGAACAAACGCCCGGAGCTTTCGGACTTGCGGGAGAGCGGGAGTATCGAGCAGGATGCCGACGTCGTGGCCTTTCTCTATCGCGAAGACTACTACAACGAGACCACGGAGGCCGCCGGGAAGGTCGAGGTCCTCGTGAAAAAACACCGCAACGGCCCAACGGGGAAGGTCGTCCTCGGATTTTTGCGCAGCTACAGCAAGTTCGTCTCCCTCGCTCCGCATGCGTAA
- a CDS encoding LSU ribosomal protein L9p → MRKRLPEGKAGGMDVKVVFLADVPGHGRKGEVKDVSDGFARNFLFPRKLAEPATEGVLRHLAHEREKHEQGEARKRKAALERKKALEDFTLRIPVRLGEAGRLHGAVTSQMIADALRNRGIDVEKRQILLEHPIRHPGAYVVPVKLYAEITAELRVEVVPEGEGR, encoded by the coding sequence GTGCGGAAACGCCTTCCGGAGGGAAAGGCAGGGGGGATGGACGTGAAGGTAGTCTTTCTCGCGGACGTTCCCGGCCACGGACGCAAGGGCGAAGTGAAGGACGTGAGCGACGGGTTCGCCCGCAACTTTCTCTTTCCGCGGAAGTTGGCAGAACCGGCGACGGAGGGAGTTTTGCGCCACCTCGCCCACGAGAGAGAAAAGCACGAGCAAGGGGAAGCGCGCAAGCGCAAGGCCGCCCTCGAGCGGAAGAAGGCCTTGGAGGACTTCACCTTGCGCATTCCCGTCCGCCTGGGCGAGGCGGGCCGCCTCCACGGCGCGGTTACGTCGCAGATGATCGCCGATGCTCTGCGGAACCGGGGAATCGACGTAGAGAAGAGGCAGATTCTCCTCGAGCACCCCATCCGCCACCCTGGGGCGTACGTCGTACCCGTCAAGCTCTACGCGGAAATCACCGCGGAGTTGCGCGTCGAGGTCGTGCCGGAGGGGGAAGGACGCTGA
- a CDS encoding ribosomal protein S18p — MREEGLRKRLAEVETLARRSRKKKKVCYFTVNKIDRIDYKDVELLKKFINERGKILPRRVTGTKARYQRMLTRAIKRARHIALLPFTTDV; from the coding sequence ATGCGAGAGGAAGGCTTGCGAAAACGGCTTGCGGAGGTGGAGACATTGGCACGCAGGAGCAGGAAGAAAAAGAAGGTTTGTTACTTCACGGTGAACAAGATCGACCGCATCGATTACAAAGACGTTGAGCTCCTCAAGAAGTTCATCAACGAGCGGGGGAAGATCCTTCCCCGCCGCGTGACGGGAACAAAGGCCCGCTACCAGCGGATGCTCACGCGGGCCATCAAGCGCGCCCGCCACATCGCGCTCTTGCCCTTTACTACGGACGTGTGA
- a CDS encoding Single-stranded DNA-binding protein has translation MINRVVLVGRLVRDPNMRYTQNGVAVTTFTLAVDRPFVGADGDRKADFISIVAWRKLAEIVGENLKKGRQVAVEGRLQSRSYENRDGQRVYVTEVVAENILFLDAPRGRREEGEAEAAPAVGGPVDPFFDAEEVDLSEDDLPF, from the coding sequence ATGATCAACCGCGTCGTTTTGGTCGGCCGCCTCGTGCGCGATCCGAATATGCGCTACACGCAAAACGGCGTCGCGGTGACTACGTTCACGCTCGCCGTAGACCGTCCGTTCGTGGGCGCAGACGGGGATCGGAAGGCGGACTTCATCTCGATCGTCGCCTGGCGCAAGCTCGCGGAGATCGTCGGAGAAAACCTGAAGAAGGGCCGACAGGTTGCCGTGGAAGGGCGGCTGCAGTCCCGCAGCTACGAGAACCGCGACGGCCAGCGCGTGTACGTCACGGAAGTCGTCGCGGAAAACATCCTCTTTCTCGACGCACCGCGCGGGCGCCGGGAGGAAGGGGAGGCGGAGGCAGCTCCTGCGGTGGGCGGCCCGGTCGATCCGTTCTTTGACGCGGAGGAAGTGGACTTGAGCGAAGACGACCTCCCGTTCTAG
- a CDS encoding SSU ribosomal protein S6p, whose translation MKRSYELVTIHRPDLRDEEVAEERNRIVSAIVERGGEVTKVDPWGKRRLAYEIAKFREGIYTVFEFTATPKAAHELEHVIRLNESIIRHLIVRTDED comes from the coding sequence ATGAAGCGGAGTTACGAGCTCGTGACGATCCACCGACCCGACCTTCGCGACGAAGAAGTTGCTGAGGAACGAAACCGCATCGTCTCCGCGATCGTAGAGCGCGGAGGAGAGGTGACGAAGGTCGACCCGTGGGGGAAGAGGCGCCTCGCCTACGAAATCGCCAAGTTTCGGGAAGGAATCTACACCGTGTTTGAGTTTACCGCCACGCCCAAGGCGGCGCACGAGCTCGAACACGTCATCCGCCTCAACGAGTCGATCATCCGCCACCTCATCGTCCGCACGGACGAGGACTGA
- a CDS encoding GTP-binding and nucleic acid-binding protein YchF, translating into MAVSAGIVGLPNVGKSTLFNALTQAGAAAENFPFCTIEPNVGVVPVPDPRLDVLAEMFRSRERIPATVRFVDIAGLVAGASKGEGLGNRFLAHIREVEAIVHVVRAFEDPGVVHVAGRVDPARDVEVVNTELLLADLETVERRLERVGKRARVGKGAARKEAACLEGLAAHLGEGRPARTWGERDEECADLRAELHLLTAKPVLYVANVSEAMLADDPERHPLVRAVRARAEEEGAEVVVLSAALEAELQSLSPEERREFLEAYGLPAPGLDRLVAAAYRLLRRITFFTAGEKEARAWTIREGTKAPQAGGVIHSDFERGFIRAEVVAYEDLVRAAGMEEARRRGLVRAEGRDYVVQDGDVVLFRFHV; encoded by the coding sequence GTGGCGGTAAGCGCAGGGATCGTCGGTCTGCCAAACGTCGGAAAATCCACGCTCTTCAACGCCCTTACGCAGGCGGGTGCCGCAGCGGAAAATTTTCCTTTCTGCACGATCGAGCCCAACGTCGGGGTCGTCCCCGTTCCCGACCCGCGCCTCGACGTTCTGGCGGAGATGTTTCGCTCGCGGGAGCGAATTCCGGCAACGGTGCGCTTCGTGGACATCGCGGGTCTCGTGGCGGGGGCGAGCAAAGGGGAGGGTCTGGGAAACCGCTTTCTCGCCCACATTCGCGAGGTGGAGGCCATCGTCCACGTCGTACGCGCCTTCGAGGACCCGGGTGTTGTACACGTCGCCGGTCGGGTGGATCCCGCGCGCGACGTAGAGGTCGTGAACACCGAACTTCTCCTCGCGGACCTCGAGACCGTGGAGCGCCGTCTGGAGCGGGTGGGCAAAAGGGCGCGCGTAGGCAAAGGAGCGGCGCGCAAAGAAGCCGCCTGCCTCGAAGGGTTGGCGGCGCACCTCGGGGAAGGACGACCTGCCCGAACGTGGGGAGAGAGAGACGAGGAGTGCGCAGATCTCCGCGCCGAGCTCCACCTCCTCACCGCGAAGCCGGTCCTGTACGTCGCCAACGTCTCCGAGGCGATGCTCGCAGATGACCCCGAACGTCATCCGCTCGTCCGCGCGGTGCGCGCCCGCGCCGAAGAAGAGGGGGCGGAGGTCGTCGTTCTCTCCGCAGCTCTGGAGGCCGAACTTCAGTCCCTTTCTCCGGAAGAGCGGCGAGAGTTTCTCGAGGCGTACGGACTTCCGGCGCCGGGGCTCGACCGCCTCGTCGCGGCGGCCTACCGGTTGCTCCGGCGGATCACCTTCTTTACGGCGGGGGAAAAGGAGGCCCGGGCCTGGACGATTCGCGAAGGGACGAAGGCCCCCCAGGCCGGCGGCGTGATCCACTCCGACTTCGAACGGGGTTTCATCCGCGCGGAGGTCGTCGCGTACGAGGACCTCGTGCGTGCCGCCGGTATGGAGGAGGCGCGGCGGAGAGGGCTCGTCCGTGCGGAAGGGCGCGACTACGTCGTACAGGACGGCGACGTGGTCCTCTTTCGCTTCCACGTGTAG
- a CDS encoding 1-acyl-sn-glycerol-3-phosphate acyltransferase, with protein MWYFYLLRPLVRELVRAYHRVRVIGRERFDPLGTYVVVGNHESALDPIYLDAFFPRPIYFMAKKELFDSPVLAPLIRAFGAFPVNREAYDIGAVRRALRLLQEGKNVGIFPEGTRNPRLAEAAIKHGAAFVSLKTGVPVLPVVLVGTGRAFPKGARFIRPVRVVLVYGRPLFPRSGKDTEEFAARIKEALAELYREGEGRTEASGGGSEANHGGA; from the coding sequence GTGTGGTACTTCTACCTCCTGCGACCGCTCGTGCGCGAGCTCGTCCGCGCATACCACCGCGTCCGCGTGATAGGGCGGGAGCGCTTCGACCCCCTTGGGACGTACGTCGTCGTGGGCAACCACGAGAGCGCCCTCGATCCGATTTACCTCGACGCGTTTTTCCCTAGGCCCATATACTTCATGGCGAAGAAGGAGCTCTTCGACTCTCCTGTCTTGGCGCCGCTCATTCGGGCCTTCGGCGCGTTCCCCGTCAACCGCGAGGCGTACGACATCGGCGCCGTGCGGCGGGCGCTCCGGCTCCTCCAGGAAGGGAAAAACGTCGGGATTTTTCCCGAAGGAACGCGCAACCCGCGACTTGCAGAGGCGGCCATCAAGCACGGTGCGGCCTTTGTGAGCTTGAAGACGGGCGTTCCCGTGCTCCCCGTCGTTCTCGTGGGGACGGGTCGCGCCTTTCCCAAAGGGGCGCGCTTCATCCGCCCGGTCCGAGTCGTCCTCGTCTACGGTCGTCCCCTTTTTCCGAGGAGCGGAAAAGACACGGAGGAATTTGCCGCGCGCATTAAGGAAGCCCTTGCGGAACTCTACCGCGAGGGCGAGGGGCGAACGGAGGCGAGCGGAGGCGGGAGCGAGGCAAACCACGGGGGGGCGTAG